A region from the Oncorhynchus clarkii lewisi isolate Uvic-CL-2024 chromosome 8, UVic_Ocla_1.0, whole genome shotgun sequence genome encodes:
- the LOC139415447 gene encoding uncharacterized protein, protein MPSVPAHLREHALGMLQGGERTADVARAINCNVCTVRRLRHRYRETGRTADRPRSGRPHVTKHVQDRYIRTSHLYRMATTTARVTPEMHNPSISAQTVRNRLREAGLRACKPVVRQFLTRHHRQQCFLWQKVLFTDESQFCFTRGDGARPVLWSGIDLEVKGPSWPGAVCHSIIGLSCLSSQAISLLCITGKTSYSLMWYPSCKLILT, encoded by the coding sequence atgcctagtgtccctgctcatctgcgtgaacatgccttaggcatgctgcaaggaggcgagaggactgcagatgtggcaagggcaataaattgcaatgtctgtactgtgagacgcctaagacatcgctacagggagacaggacggacagctgatcgtcctcgcagtggcagaccacatgtaacaaaacatgtacaggatcggtacatccgaacatcacacctgtacaggatggcaacaacaactgcccgagttacaccagaaatgcacaatccctccatcagtgctcagactgtccgcaataggctgagagaggctggactgagggcttgtaagcctgttgtaaggcagttcctcaccagacatcaccggcaacaatgtttcctatggcaaaaagtgctcttcactgacgagtcgcagttttgtttCACCAGGGGGGATGGtgcgaggcctgtactctggagcgggatcgatttggaggtaaaGGGTCCGTCATggcctggggcggtgtgtcacagcatcatcggactgagctgtTTGTCATCGCAGGCGATCTCATTGCTGTGCATTACAGGTAAGACATCctactccctcatgtggtacccttcctgcaagctcatcctgacatga